A genome region from Macrobrachium rosenbergii isolate ZJJX-2024 chromosome 42, ASM4041242v1, whole genome shotgun sequence includes the following:
- the LOC136828402 gene encoding centrosomal protein of 76 kDa-like, producing MSSVEPKGPSSLEGAIKAEIEKENVRTAIDQVIREVISQDNGSLTSVDPELIVSCLLDTETIQSLLQRVSTTSRTKLPTQLSAVELPAKIQEKILPGRRYLYVKVKGGRAFVDHVREETVKYRTENQSSLFIHLSLDGQRYASQGAQCVCEPKINEGFLFDLQKLKPGCSSMLDSKHLLTLDAPLNLVVVRKEGTSGIASTLLSVHAVDWRSILSQPSSSQKVSCQLMGVGSEQQVPVGLLDIEVTVIPNLEEILPHSTVSEFLEGTKKRFGERRRLFIAYARQWWQEFTEMAASHSSRPVKIFAMDEWGQNRFVCEFIRKLEVGRALRSPEEAARWISLIPAPSPYQLPTGCSKPWYTHSTALVSQLEVENKCILLCSILLGFGLDAYVCVGTRKGGASHFWIMTRGPYTAITFWETVTGCRYVHKIGQKPVHEYETVGCVFNDSHFYASCQASNVIGYCTFLLEDTNSWKKMSSSAISSVIDKTLCYLPLNLSTIDGNKRSSDLEVQLKILIIEHRSDSGLSTKFDEHLSYVLMPALWSYERKMIYGSVSQDVGSPEHFSAALMHTVPEGYTFKAFPLHFIHNSPRRAFSSILSSGIGREIVECRGDSVTLAVRVITVSYPEDISVTWLMVACSFRPVG from the exons ATGTCAAGTGTAGAGCCAAAAGGACCAAGTTCACTAGAAGGAGCAATTAAAGCAGAAATTGAGAAG GAGAATGTAAGGACAGCTATTGACCAGGTAATTCGAGAAGTAATTTCACAAGATAATGGAAGCTTAACATCTGTTGATCCTGAATTGATTGTATCTTGCCTTTTGGATACAGAAACAATTCAGTCATTATTGCAAAGAGTTTCTACAACCTCTAGAACAAAATTGCCCACTCAACTATCAGCTGTTGAACTACCAGCAAAAATCCAAG aaaaaatctTACCTGGGAGAAGATATCTGTATGTGAAAGTGAAAGGTGGCAGAGCTTTTGTGGATCATGTGAGAGAAGAAACTGTGAAATACAGAACTGAAAACCAAAGTTCATTGTTTATTCACTTATCCCTTGATGGTCAAAG ATATGCTTCGCAAGGCGCACAATGTGTGTGTGAGCCAAAAATCAATGAAGGGTTTCTGTTTGACCTTCAGAAACTTAAACCTG GTTGTAGTAGTATGCTTGACAGTAAACACCTTTTAACTCTTGATGCACCCCTGAATCTTGTAGTAGTGAGAAAAGAGGGGACATCTGGAATAGCTTCAACTTTGCTTTCAGTCCATGCTGTAGATTGGCGTTCTATACTCAGTCAGCCTTCCTCTTCACAGAAGGTGTCTTGTCAACTGATGGGAGTAG GCTCTGAGCAGCAAGTTCCAGTAGGCCTTTTGGATATTGAAGTAACAGTCATTCCTAACTTAGAAGAAATCCTCCCACATTCTACTGTCTCAGAATTCCTGGAAGGGACCAAAAAGCGTTTTGGAGAGAGGCGACGATTATTTATTGCTTATGCCAGACAGTGGTGGCAAGAGTTTACCGAAATGGCTGCAAGTCATTCTTCTAGACCTGTGAAAATATTTGCTATGGATGAATGGGGTCAAAACAG GTTTGTTTGCGAGTTCATTAGAAAACTGGAGGTTGGACGTGCTCTTCGTTCACCCGAAGAAGCTGCTCGTTGGATTAGTTTGATACCAGCACCATCTCCATACCAGCTTCCTACAGGTTGTAGTAAGCCATGGTATACTCATTCCACTGCTCTGGTTTCCCAGTTG GAAGTGGAAAACAAGTGCATCTTATTATGCAGTATATTACTTGGGTTTGGCTTGGAtgcttatgtgtgtgtaggtactCGAAAAGGTGGTGCTTCCCATTTCTGGATTATGACAAGAGGACCATACACTGCAATTACATTCTGGGAGACAGTAACAG GTTGTAGATATGTACATAAGATTGGACAGAAGCCTGTGCATGAATATGAAACCGTTGGCTGTGTCTTCAATGATAGCCATTTTTATGCTTCTTGTCAG gCATCGAATGTAATAGGTTATTGTACTTTTCTTCTTGAGGACACaaattcttggaaaaaaatgTCTTCTAGTGCCATCTCTAGTGTCATTGACAAGACATTGTGTTACCTGCCACTCAACCTGTCTACTATTGATGGCAACAAAAGAAGTTCTGACTTAGAAGTACAGCTGAAGATCTTGATTATAGAACACCGAAGT GATTCAGGATTAAGTACGAAATTTGATGAACATTTAAGTTATGTTTTGATGCCTGCTTTGTGGTCATACGAGAGAAAAATGATTTATGGTAGTGTCAGTCAAGATGTTGGTAGCCCTGAACACTTTTCAGCTGCTCTCATGCATACAGTGCCTGAAGGATATACTTTTAAGGCTTTCCCCCTTCATTTCATTCACAATTCACCGAGAAGAGCTTTCTCGTCAATTCTAAG